The window TGTTGGGTGCAATGGCTGGGGCAGCGTTGGTCTACGTCTTTTACCGCGAACATTTTCGAGAAGCGTCGGACGACCCGGATGGCATGTTGGCCTGTTTCAGCACAGCACCTAGCATTCGCAAACTTCCGCAAGCGTTTGTCTGTGAAATGATTGGCACGTTCGCATTGATCCTGCCTATCTTCTTGATGGTTGCCCCCGGTTTCAGCTCTGGACCGGAACCGGTCGACACTGACCCCGTGCTCGGACTGGGCTCGATCGGGTTGCTACCCGTCGGTTTGCTTGTCTTCGGCATCGGTTTGTCGCTGGGAGGAACAACCGGCTACGCGATCAACCCGGCCCGAGACCTCGGCCCGCGATTGATTCATGCCTTGCTACCAATCAAAGGGAAACAAGGAAGCGATTGGTCCTATGCCTGGGTACCCGTGCTTGGTCCGCTCACCGGTGCCGCCCTGGCCGTTGTCGTCAACTCGTTTTTGTAGACCACCGCGAGCCAATCGTCGCGGCAATGTTGGTATCGCCATCAGGACCGTGACCGGTCCTCGCGTTCGATCTTTTCTTGCAACTGATCCGCACGCAAATGCCGGCGTTGAACCAACTCGCTCACATCCATTTCGTGGGTGTAGTTGGCCACCATGCTGACCAATTGAATGTGATCGATGGGCTTGGACAGATAGTCGTCGCACCCGCCGTTGAGGCACCGATCACGGTCACCTTTCATCGCGTCAGCGGTGAGGGCAATGATTGGCCAATCAATCCCAGCCGATCGCAACAACGCGGTCGCTTGCAGCCCATCAACGACGGGCATCTGCATGTCCATCACGATCAAATCGTATGGATGCCCCGAGTCACGAGCCTGGATGGCAGCATCCACGCCTTGCTGGCCGTCTTCTGCCGTATCAACTTTCGCTCCCGCTTTTTCGAGGAAGTGCTGACTGATGTGACGGACATCTCTGCGATCATCAACCACCAAAACACGGCAGTCCAACTTTGGAATTTCCGCTAGCAACTCTTCCGGCCGCGATGGTTGTTTGACCAAGTCGGGTGTCACCAACTCGATGCCTTCGACCGAATGAACGGGCAACCGGACAAAAAATGTCGACCCCTCGCCGAGTTCGCTTTCCAGCGACATCTCGCCGTCCATCATCTCGATCAAACGCTGGCTGATGGCCAGCCCCAAACCACTGCCGCCGTATTTTCGGGTCACGGAAGCGTCGCCCTGCGAAAACGGTTTAAACAACCGATCCTGCTGTTCTTTGCTGATCCCGATTCCGGTGTCGACAATCGAGAACTCGACGACCGGAGGATCGGCACCTTTCATAAAACGAACTTTCAATCTCACGCTGCCTTCGTCGGTGAACTTGATCGCGTTGCCAATCAAGTTGATCAACACCTGCCGCAGGCGAGTTGGATCAGTTTCGATCGACTGTGGCACGCGGCCCTCGAACTCGACTTGAAAGTCGACGTTTTTCTCGTCCGCTCGGACCTGCATCAAAGACTGGATATCGCCCACCAACCGGGGCAATGGAACCGACTCTGCGTCCACGCTGAGCTTGCCCGCCTCGATGCGAGACAAGTCGAGTATGTCATTGATCAATGACAACAAGTGCTCGCCGTTGCGTTTGATGATCATCACGCAATTGCGATTGTCGGGATCTTCCAAATGGCCGAGCAAGACGTCCGCGTAGCCGAGGATTGCCGCCATGGGAGTCCGAATTTCGTGGCTCATGTTGGCCAAGAACTCACTTTTGGATTGATTGGCCGCCAACGCGATTTGCTCACTGCGTTGCAAGCGTTCCTCTTGGCGTTTGCGTTCGGTCACATCCGCAACCGTGCCATCGAAACTGGTCAGCACCGCTTTCCCGCGGCGGCGACTGGCTCGAGCGATCCCCTTGCTCGATACCCAGCGGATAGACCCGTCCCGGTGAACGACCCGGTATTCAACCGAATAGGGCGATGGGTCCAACGGTGACATCGATGCTCGCACGGCTTGTCGAACCCTCGCTCGATCATCCGGGTGAATTCGTTTCAAAGAATCCTCAAACGTCATCTCTTCCTGTTCGACACCGTGAATTCGGCGGTACCGTTCATCGGTTTGCAGGGTGTTCGTCTCGGGGTCGATGTTCCATGCTCCCATCTCTGCCGCATCCAATGCCAACTGAACTCGTTCTCGAGTCGCGTTCAACATCAACGCATCCCGTTCCGCCTTGCGGCGATTGCGTTCCAACAGATACAGCACGCTGCCGACGAGAATCAGACCAATCAAAGTGGATGACACCGAGGTTACGATCCCGCTGCGATAGGCTCGCGTCGCCATCGCTTCGCGAACAACCAACAGGTCCTCTTCAATCTTCCGCATCGAGATGGCCAGATCGTCGATTTTCCCCATCAAGTTCTGGTCCAAATTCTGGATCACGGCGGCGCGAGCGGCCTCGGGACCTTCTTCAGCTCGAATATCCAACACGGCATTGAGATGCTTGATTCGTTCTTCGACGTTCTCTCGAAGATAGTTGAACTTGGCTCGCTGGACCGCATGGTCTTGAGTCAGCTTCTCGAATTGATCGAGGCTCTCCCTGGTGCGTTTGACGGCTTCCTTGAAAGGCTCCAAATGCCGCTGATCGTCCGTGATCAAGTAGTCCCGTTGCCCACGTTCGGCATCCATCACGGCACCCTCAATCTCAGCCAAAGAAGCCAAGACCTTCAGCGTCAAACCGACCTTCAGTCGCGTTTCCTGCAGTTCACGAATGTTATGAAATGCGATCACCCCACTGATGATCAACACGATCATCACCACGGCCACCGCGAGCGGGTTGACCAAACTGCGAGTCAGGCTTCGTTGATTTTCGGTCGTTGCGGTCGAATTCACCCGTGCTTCCATCCTCGCGTGAAAGAGCGCTTCGAAATGGGCGGCGTCACCGAGACGGGCCACGATGCGTCGATGTCACCGACTGTTTGCCACTTCAATGCGGAGACAAGGGACACAGCTTACCGGCGGAAGCTAAAAAACTCTTCCGCTCCCCATCCAGTGGAACTTACTTAGATTGTCTTCCTTGTCAGAAAGGAATTGAAATCCATCCTCGCAGTTTGGTCAATTCCGCTGACCCATTGCATCGAATGGACAATGGACCGCTTCGAAAACCACGAGTCCTTTTGAGTGTATCCTCTCAAGCTGATCGTCAAGCCGTCATTCGCGAAAGCATTGATGAACCGCCATAAGCATGTACACCTTCCCGGCACAGCCGACCGCGACACCTGGAGAGCTCTCGTGTCGATCGAGCCGGTTTTTGTTGCTATCAAAGCAGACATCCTGCGCCCCGATCCACGAAAGAACTCGCCTGTCCACTGGCGACCTCTTCACCGACGACCTTATTAGACAAAGCGAGACCTGTCCGGAATGCCTACCGCGGAATTGACGACCGAACCTGAACTGCAGGAGATTGCGTGTCAATCATGCGGTGCTGCGTTGACGGGTCTGTCGGGCATGCTAGCGACAATTTGTCCGTACTGTGCCTCACCATCGGTGATCCAACGTCCGCCGTCAAAAAACCGCCCCACGCCGACATTCGCAATCGGCTTTGTCGTGGACCAAGAACGAGCCACCGAGCTCGTCAAACAATGGATCGGTCGAGCCCACTGGTTCGCTCGCTCCGATTTCAAACGAGCCGCACCAAACTGCACTCGCGGGGTGTATCTTCCAGCGTATTTGTACGGCGCGGTTGCCGACACACAGTATTCCGCCAGCATCGGCGAGAACTACACGGAGACGGAAACCTATACGACGACCGACTCCAACGGCAA of the Rhodopirellula baltica SH 1 genome contains:
- a CDS encoding MIP/aquaporin family protein, which gives rise to MATKSAHSSVLAVKRILKKGGTMHPYVAEFVGTMFLILFGNGVVANVVLPKTNGNNGGWIVIAAGWGIAVFIGAFCASEFSGAHLNPAVTFAMYWADTEFGLLDSGGYIGAQMLGAMAGAALVYVFYREHFREASDDPDGMLACFSTAPSIRKLPQAFVCEMIGTFALILPIFLMVAPGFSSGPEPVDTDPVLGLGSIGLLPVGLLVFGIGLSLGGTTGYAINPARDLGPRLIHALLPIKGKQGSDWSYAWVPVLGPLTGAALAVVVNSFL
- a CDS encoding CHASE3 domain-containing protein, whose amino-acid sequence is MEARVNSTATTENQRSLTRSLVNPLAVAVVMIVLIISGVIAFHNIRELQETRLKVGLTLKVLASLAEIEGAVMDAERGQRDYLITDDQRHLEPFKEAVKRTRESLDQFEKLTQDHAVQRAKFNYLRENVEERIKHLNAVLDIRAEEGPEAARAAVIQNLDQNLMGKIDDLAISMRKIEEDLLVVREAMATRAYRSGIVTSVSSTLIGLILVGSVLYLLERNRRKAERDALMLNATRERVQLALDAAEMGAWNIDPETNTLQTDERYRRIHGVEQEEMTFEDSLKRIHPDDRARVRQAVRASMSPLDPSPYSVEYRVVHRDGSIRWVSSKGIARASRRRGKAVLTSFDGTVADVTERKRQEERLQRSEQIALAANQSKSEFLANMSHEIRTPMAAILGYADVLLGHLEDPDNRNCVMIIKRNGEHLLSLINDILDLSRIEAGKLSVDAESVPLPRLVGDIQSLMQVRADEKNVDFQVEFEGRVPQSIETDPTRLRQVLINLIGNAIKFTDEGSVRLKVRFMKGADPPVVEFSIVDTGIGISKEQQDRLFKPFSQGDASVTRKYGGSGLGLAISQRLIEMMDGEMSLESELGEGSTFFVRLPVHSVEGIELVTPDLVKQPSRPEELLAEIPKLDCRVLVVDDRRDVRHISQHFLEKAGAKVDTAEDGQQGVDAAIQARDSGHPYDLIVMDMQMPVVDGLQATALLRSAGIDWPIIALTADAMKGDRDRCLNGGCDDYLSKPIDHIQLVSMVANYTHEMDVSELVQRRHLRADQLQEKIEREDRSRS